The following coding sequences are from one Thermostaphylospora chromogena window:
- a CDS encoding F510_1955 family glycosylhydrolase has protein sequence MLPTRRRLSGIVALLALLMTGCQVGQADQVDQTSAQRNESMDPGIGHVHGLGIDPADGSIYVAGHFGLFQVRAMNTAVRIADRVQDYMGFTVVGPKTFLASGHPSAVDVAAGSPAHLGLIRTADAGLTWKTVSEAGTADFHALQPAGASLYAYDSQSGRIRRSIDNGVTWADGAQLQVADLAASADQPDRLYATTPEGPVVSQDGGKTFTALTGAPLLAFLDAPGKGLLVGIATDRTVRRSEDGGKTWKTQGTVPGPAAAFSTTDGRRLLMATEEGTVYQSRDGGRTFSPAYKPAPA, from the coding sequence ATGCTTCCGACCCGGCGTCGCCTCTCTGGCATCGTCGCCCTGCTGGCCCTGTTGATGACCGGGTGCCAAGTCGGTCAGGCCGATCAGGTCGACCAGACCAGCGCGCAGAGAAACGAGTCCATGGACCCGGGCATAGGCCACGTCCATGGCCTCGGCATCGACCCGGCAGACGGCTCGATCTATGTTGCCGGCCACTTCGGCCTGTTCCAGGTCAGGGCGATGAACACCGCGGTCAGAATCGCCGACCGGGTTCAGGACTACATGGGCTTCACAGTCGTAGGACCCAAGACCTTCCTGGCCAGCGGCCACCCTTCGGCTGTCGACGTGGCGGCGGGGTCGCCCGCCCACCTGGGGCTGATCCGCACCGCCGACGCCGGCCTCACCTGGAAGACGGTGTCGGAGGCAGGAACTGCCGATTTCCACGCCCTGCAACCCGCAGGCGCCAGCCTGTATGCCTACGACAGCCAGAGCGGGCGGATCCGCCGCAGCATCGACAACGGCGTCACCTGGGCGGACGGTGCACAGCTACAGGTGGCGGATCTGGCTGCTTCCGCCGACCAGCCCGATCGCCTGTATGCGACGACTCCCGAGGGCCCGGTAGTGAGCCAGGACGGCGGAAAGACGTTCACTGCACTAACGGGCGCACCCCTGCTCGCCTTCCTGGATGCGCCGGGCAAGGGCCTGCTCGTCGGGATCGCGACTGATAGAACAGTTCGTAGAAGCGAGGATGGCGGGAAGACCTGGAAGACGCAGGGGACCGTCCCCGGCCCCGCCGCAGCGTTCTCCACTACCGACGGGCGCCGACTACTCATGGCAACAGAGGAGGGCACCGTCTACCAGTCCCGGGACGGGGGCCGGACCTTCTCGCCTGCGTACAAGCCTGCCCCCGCCTAA
- a CDS encoding IS5 family transposase — translation MSERKPYPSDLSDERWALIEPVISAWKAAHPSVSGHQGGYDMREIVNAILYQSRTGCQWDYLPHDLPPRSAVYYYFAKWRDDGTDQTIHDLLRWQTREKRRRLADPSLVVLDTQSVHAAAAVPSDTTGRDAGKKVAGRKRGLAVDVLGLVIAVVVLAASAHDNTAGIALLDRVAAATPPGSVRTALVDQGFKNAVVTHGATLGIDVKIVERNPAGKGFVPQPKRWVVEQTYGILALHRRLVRDYEHRPTSSESRVYWAMSDVMARRLTGTSSPSWRGV, via the coding sequence GTGAGCGAGCGCAAGCCGTACCCGAGCGACTTATCCGACGAACGGTGGGCCCTGATCGAGCCCGTGATCAGCGCATGGAAGGCCGCGCATCCCTCGGTCAGCGGCCACCAGGGCGGCTACGACATGCGGGAGATCGTCAACGCGATCCTCTACCAGAGCCGGACCGGCTGCCAGTGGGACTACCTGCCCCACGACCTGCCGCCCCGCAGCGCGGTGTACTACTACTTCGCCAAGTGGCGCGACGATGGCACCGACCAGACGATCCACGACCTGCTGCGCTGGCAGACACGGGAGAAACGCCGGCGATTAGCCGACCCGAGCCTGGTGGTGCTGGACACCCAAAGCGTGCACGCGGCGGCCGCAGTTCCGTCGGACACGACCGGCCGGGACGCGGGAAAGAAGGTGGCCGGGCGCAAGCGCGGACTGGCCGTGGACGTGCTGGGCCTGGTCATCGCGGTGGTGGTGCTGGCAGCCTCGGCGCACGACAACACCGCCGGGATCGCCCTGCTGGACCGGGTCGCCGCCGCCACACCGCCCGGCAGCGTGCGTACGGCGCTGGTCGATCAGGGATTCAAGAACGCGGTCGTCACCCACGGGGCCACACTCGGCATCGACGTGAAGATCGTCGAACGTAACCCCGCCGGTAAGGGGTTCGTCCCTCAGCCCAAGCGGTGGGTGGTGGAACAGACCTACGGCATCCTCGCCCTGCACCGCCGCCTGGTCCGCGACTACGAACACCGCCCCACAAGCTCCGAATCGCGGGTGTACTGGGCGATGAGCGACGTGATGGCCCGCCGGTTGACCGGCACCTCCAGCCCATCCTGGCGCGGCGTATGA
- a CDS encoding DUF2933 domain-containing protein: MKVNYGLVAIAVAILVVGALWLGMPLSTLLVLGIVLVCPIMMMVMMKGMHADEGGRHDHPESNANDQTTRH; the protein is encoded by the coding sequence ATGAAGGTCAACTACGGCTTGGTCGCCATCGCGGTAGCCATCCTCGTCGTGGGAGCACTCTGGTTGGGAATGCCTCTCAGCACCTTGCTCGTGCTCGGCATCGTCCTCGTATGCCCGATCATGATGATGGTCATGATGAAGGGGATGCACGCGGACGAGGGCGGGCGGCACGATCACCCTGAGAGCAACGCGAATGACCAGACGACCCGTCACTGA
- a CDS encoding alpha/beta fold hydrolase → MLSYTRTGSGRPLLLIHGVGHDRTAWNSVLYQLAIHRDVIAVDLPGHGESPALPDGKAYDVTAYVYAVDEFITMLGLQRPHVAGNSLGATIALELARQGRARSATALAPIGFWTPGQVASGMRCKCERA, encoded by the coding sequence TTGCTCTCCTACACGCGTACGGGGTCCGGCCGGCCTCTCCTGCTGATTCACGGCGTCGGGCATGACCGCACGGCATGGAATTCCGTCCTGTACCAGCTCGCCATCCACCGGGACGTCATCGCCGTCGATCTTCCGGGCCACGGCGAGTCGCCGGCGTTACCAGATGGCAAAGCGTACGACGTGACGGCCTATGTCTACGCAGTGGACGAGTTCATCACGATGCTGGGTTTACAGAGGCCGCATGTTGCCGGCAACTCTCTTGGTGCGACCATCGCCCTGGAACTGGCCCGCCAAGGTCGAGCACGTTCCGCGACGGCACTGGCCCCGATCGGCTTTTGGACCCCAGGACAGGTCGCGTCCGGGATGCGGTGTAAATGTGAACGAGCGTAG
- a CDS encoding IS5 family transposase, translating into MPREHRYPSDLTDAQWALIEPLLPAPNTGGRPEKHSRRDIVDAILYVVRTGCAWRQLPFDFPPWQTVYWYFVRWEKAKVTEEILAILRRRVRTAQGRAEEPSAGIIDSQSVKGADTVGCESRGYDAGKKINGRKRFIVTDALGLLLVVCVMAASVQDRDGAKTTLLSAYLVTPIRFVFADAGFAGALVEWSQRILRTTLHIVRKAPGQVGFAVIARRWVVERSLAWLTSHRRLARDYERHPATSEAMIRWAAISGMVRRLTRGRAATRQPARTLNGSN; encoded by the coding sequence GTGCCCCGCGAACACCGCTACCCCTCCGATCTGACCGACGCCCAATGGGCGCTGATCGAGCCCCTGCTTCCGGCCCCGAACACTGGCGGGCGGCCGGAGAAGCACTCGCGCCGCGACATCGTGGACGCCATCTTGTATGTGGTCCGCACCGGGTGCGCCTGGCGGCAGCTGCCCTTCGACTTCCCGCCCTGGCAGACGGTCTACTGGTACTTCGTCCGCTGGGAGAAAGCCAAGGTCACCGAGGAGATCCTCGCGATTCTGCGGCGGCGCGTCCGCACGGCGCAGGGGCGGGCCGAGGAGCCCTCAGCCGGCATCATCGACTCCCAGAGCGTCAAGGGCGCCGACACCGTCGGCTGCGAGTCACGGGGATATGACGCAGGCAAGAAGATCAATGGACGCAAGCGGTTCATCGTCACCGACGCCCTCGGCTTGCTGCTCGTCGTGTGCGTGATGGCGGCCTCGGTCCAAGACCGCGACGGAGCCAAGACCACCCTGCTCAGCGCGTACCTGGTCACCCCGATCCGGTTCGTGTTCGCCGACGCCGGCTTCGCCGGGGCACTGGTGGAGTGGAGTCAGCGGATCTTGCGCACCACGCTGCACATCGTGCGCAAAGCGCCTGGTCAGGTCGGGTTCGCTGTAATCGCCCGCCGCTGGGTTGTGGAACGCTCGCTGGCCTGGCTGACCAGTCACCGCCGTCTGGCCCGCGACTACGAGCGCCACCCCGCCACCTCCGAAGCCATGATCCGGTGGGCGGCGATCTCCGGAATGGTCCGGCGCCTCACCCGCGGGCGCGCCGCAACGCGTCAGCCAGCACGGACGCTCAACGGGTCAAACTGA
- a CDS encoding TetR/AcrR family transcriptional regulator — protein sequence MVTARDTRTADGRRGEDGSPRRADAERNIATILATALELFGRNDNVSMADVARAAGLGRVTVYAHFPSRGDLIEALVAHAIREAEQVMDDCLTASQRLADQVLADLIGSAWHTLNRYRRLRAHAIATLGPERLDRHHDPVRQRIEQLLTRGQEQGVFRTDLPIDWMVACVFSVIHTAADEVDVGRMDGESAPRLLTSTVLAALRPQPVTNDGGI from the coding sequence ATGGTCACGGCACGCGACACCCGTACGGCGGACGGCCGGCGGGGGGAGGACGGCTCGCCTCGCCGGGCCGACGCCGAGCGCAACATCGCCACCATCCTCGCCACCGCCCTGGAACTGTTTGGCAGGAATGACAACGTCAGCATGGCCGATGTCGCCCGCGCGGCCGGGCTGGGCCGGGTCACCGTCTACGCGCACTTCCCCTCACGGGGGGATCTGATCGAGGCCCTGGTGGCGCACGCGATCCGCGAGGCGGAGCAGGTCATGGACGACTGCCTGACCGCTTCCCAGCGCTTGGCCGACCAGGTCCTGGCGGATCTGATCGGTTCGGCCTGGCATACGCTGAACCGCTACCGGCGCCTGCGCGCCCATGCCATCGCAACGCTCGGGCCCGAGCGGCTCGATCGCCATCACGATCCCGTGCGTCAGCGCATCGAACAGCTCCTCACCCGAGGGCAGGAGCAGGGCGTCTTCCGCACCGACCTGCCCATCGACTGGATGGTCGCGTGTGTCTTCAGCGTCATCCACACCGCCGCCGACGAGGTTGACGTCGGCAGAATGGATGGGGAGTCCGCCCCGCGGCTGCTGACCTCCACAGTGCTGGCCGCGCTTCGACCTCAACCGGTGACGAACGACGGTGGGATCTGA
- a CDS encoding peptidoglycan binding domain-containing protein has product MELKRIANTDSADSNPRPRQAGVIVASTALLALVGLGYAAAAAALAGEVLPGTYVAGVDIGGFSPAEAEATLSKQVADVATKPLTVEIGKKRVQLSPGKIGLSVDVPATVAAAGAGWPSPVGVIRSFFGSRDLSLQIKVNEERLKAGVAALAKNVDRPTGEGRVVYQGLEPRVVLPASGQTLNQAETMKVLRSAYLRPGSPLRLPIAVVQPKVSEAAVRRVAATTARIAVAAPLTLTNGSRKATLRPEAIAGGPLPVWSNPRPSERV; this is encoded by the coding sequence ATGGAGCTCAAGCGCATCGCCAACACCGATTCCGCTGACTCGAACCCTCGTCCCCGGCAAGCCGGAGTGATCGTGGCGTCCACAGCGCTCCTGGCCTTGGTGGGCCTCGGCTATGCCGCTGCCGCCGCTGCTCTGGCTGGTGAGGTATTGCCTGGCACCTACGTCGCCGGGGTCGACATCGGTGGCTTCTCCCCCGCCGAGGCAGAGGCCACGCTGAGCAAGCAGGTTGCCGATGTGGCCACCAAGCCGCTGACCGTGGAGATCGGAAAGAAACGCGTCCAGCTGTCCCCTGGCAAGATCGGCCTGTCGGTTGACGTCCCCGCGACCGTGGCCGCGGCTGGCGCGGGCTGGCCCAGCCCCGTAGGAGTGATCCGATCCTTCTTTGGGAGTCGCGACCTGTCGCTCCAGATCAAGGTGAACGAGGAACGTCTGAAGGCTGGAGTGGCCGCGCTGGCGAAGAACGTGGACAGGCCGACGGGGGAAGGCCGCGTGGTCTACCAAGGGCTTGAGCCTCGGGTCGTACTGCCTGCGTCTGGACAGACTCTCAATCAAGCGGAGACGATGAAAGTTCTGCGCTCCGCCTACTTACGGCCGGGCTCCCCCTTGCGACTGCCGATCGCAGTCGTGCAACCGAAGGTTTCCGAGGCCGCGGTGCGCCGCGTCGCGGCGACTACGGCCCGTATCGCTGTCGCCGCTCCGTTGACCCTAACGAACGGATCGCGTAAGGCGACTCTCAGGCCTGAAGCGATCGCGGGTGGTCCCCTCCCAGTCTGGTCAAACCCTCGACCCTCAGAGCGTGTTTGA
- a CDS encoding IS256 family transposase, translating into MARTLPPVQAIRAEIDALFAEGRDLVEIIEDVARLGARLIIQTAVEAEVDAFLGRARYQRVATITADDNTQERAVRPGYRNGHCPTTVKTTSGPITIARPKLRGTTEKFASRLFGAGVTRTHALETLVIASFVRGLSVRDVEGALADALGPEAALSKSTVSAICQAIVAEYDAWCRRDLTDVELDYLFLDASHFKMHDGSRAEPILAAWGITTGGKPVFVGLAAAGSESTDAWHDFLTDLTARGLRPPLLIVSDGAPGLISAAEQVLAPSLRQRCLVHRARNVLAKVSAADQAEVKAAYWHIFDLSDLGDDAKPGQPLVDWVQRRIDAFAEAWAGRYPAAVKCLLSDRQSLTTYLRFPLEHHKRVRHSNFIERTFGETRRRVKVIGRFPGETSCVSLVWAVLDRAARGWRGFTMTSNGLRVLHDLRRALLRPPAQLRPTDDPALAPATEAA; encoded by the coding sequence GTGGCACGCACACTACCGCCCGTTCAGGCCATCCGCGCCGAGATCGACGCCCTGTTCGCCGAGGGCCGTGACCTGGTCGAGATCATCGAGGACGTCGCTCGTCTCGGCGCCCGCCTGATCATCCAGACCGCCGTCGAAGCCGAGGTGGACGCCTTCCTCGGCCGCGCCCGCTACCAGCGGGTCGCCACAATCACCGCTGACGACAACACCCAGGAGCGCGCGGTACGGCCCGGTTACCGCAACGGGCACTGCCCGACCACCGTCAAGACCACCAGCGGGCCGATCACCATCGCCCGGCCCAAGCTGCGCGGCACCACCGAGAAGTTCGCCTCCCGCCTGTTCGGCGCCGGCGTCACCCGCACCCACGCGCTGGAGACGCTGGTGATCGCCTCCTTCGTGCGCGGCCTTTCGGTGCGTGACGTCGAAGGCGCGCTGGCCGACGCACTCGGCCCCGAGGCCGCCCTGTCCAAGTCGACGGTCTCGGCCATCTGCCAGGCCATCGTGGCCGAGTACGACGCCTGGTGCCGCCGCGATCTGACCGACGTGGAGTTGGACTACCTGTTCCTGGACGCCTCGCACTTCAAAATGCACGACGGCAGCCGGGCCGAGCCGATCCTGGCGGCCTGGGGCATCACCACCGGCGGCAAACCGGTCTTCGTCGGCCTGGCCGCCGCCGGATCGGAGTCGACCGACGCCTGGCACGACTTCCTGACCGACCTGACCGCCCGGGGCCTGCGCCCGCCGCTGCTCATCGTCTCCGACGGCGCGCCCGGCCTGATCAGCGCCGCCGAGCAGGTCCTCGCGCCCTCGCTGCGCCAAAGGTGTCTGGTGCATCGCGCCCGCAACGTGCTGGCCAAGGTCAGCGCCGCCGACCAGGCCGAGGTGAAGGCCGCCTACTGGCACATCTTCGACCTCAGCGACCTCGGCGATGACGCCAAGCCTGGCCAGCCGCTGGTGGACTGGGTGCAGCGGCGCATCGACGCCTTCGCCGAGGCCTGGGCAGGTCGCTATCCGGCGGCGGTCAAGTGCCTGCTGTCCGACCGTCAGAGCCTGACCACCTACCTGCGCTTCCCGCTCGAGCACCACAAGCGCGTGCGGCATTCCAACTTCATCGAGCGCACCTTCGGCGAGACCCGCCGCCGCGTCAAGGTCATCGGCCGCTTCCCCGGCGAAACCAGCTGCGTTTCCCTGGTGTGGGCCGTGCTCGACCGCGCCGCCCGCGGCTGGCGCGGCTTCACCATGACCAGCAACGGCCTGCGCGTCCTGCACGACCTCCGCCGGGCCCTGTTGCGCCCACCCGCCCAACTCCGCCCGACCGACGACCCAGCCTTGGCACCCGCCACCGAGGCCGCCTAA
- a CDS encoding MFS transporter: protein MSHPVSAHHPHAVQAHLGSSPERRRWAALVLVCLAQFMLILDVTVVNVALPSMSADLHLDRETLTWVVTAYTLCFGGLMLLGGRLADALGARRTVLAGLAVFTLASLVTGLSTNGSMLIVGRVAQGIGAALLSPAALSIVTTTFHGAERNKALGVWAALGGIGSAAGVILGGAITAGPGWEWVFFVNVPVGVVVLVALPFAVSASAQPARRGRIDLPGALLVTGATAALIYGLVKAGDVGWGGTATLVALVAALVLYAGFAIVEGRVRAPLMDVRMLSRRPVLAGAFLMLVASALLIGFFFLGSVYLQHARGYTALGTGLMFLPVAVATGIGAHVGSRLVGRTGSRPIAAAGLALAAVGSWLLTGLSAEAGVWAVLVPGFAVAAAGLGAVFVAATTSALGYISHQEAGLASGLIRRPALRPAWSTPSTRSAGRSASPSSPPSQPAVSRPARSPASAPPSL, encoded by the coding sequence GTGAGCCATCCCGTCTCTGCTCACCATCCGCATGCCGTGCAGGCGCATCTCGGATCCTCACCCGAGCGGCGTCGCTGGGCGGCCCTCGTGCTGGTGTGCCTGGCCCAGTTCATGCTGATCCTCGACGTCACCGTCGTGAACGTCGCGCTCCCCAGCATGAGCGCCGACCTTCACCTGGACCGTGAGACGCTGACCTGGGTCGTCACTGCGTACACCCTCTGCTTCGGAGGGCTCATGCTCCTGGGCGGCCGGCTCGCGGACGCGCTCGGCGCGCGACGGACCGTGCTGGCCGGGCTCGCCGTCTTCACCCTCGCATCGCTGGTCACCGGCCTGTCGACGAACGGATCGATGCTGATCGTCGGTCGCGTCGCCCAGGGAATCGGAGCGGCCCTGCTCTCCCCGGCGGCGCTATCCATCGTCACCACCACCTTCCACGGCGCCGAGCGCAACAAAGCGCTGGGCGTCTGGGCTGCTCTGGGCGGCATCGGATCGGCTGCGGGGGTCATCCTGGGCGGCGCGATCACGGCCGGCCCCGGCTGGGAATGGGTCTTCTTCGTCAACGTTCCCGTCGGCGTCGTGGTGCTGGTCGCGCTACCGTTCGCCGTGTCGGCCTCAGCCCAACCGGCGCGGCGGGGCCGGATCGATTTGCCCGGGGCGCTGCTGGTTACCGGGGCTACCGCGGCTCTCATCTACGGACTGGTCAAGGCGGGCGACGTCGGCTGGGGCGGGACGGCGACGCTCGTGGCACTGGTCGCCGCCCTGGTGCTGTACGCCGGGTTCGCCATCGTGGAAGGGCGGGTTCGTGCGCCGCTTATGGACGTTCGCATGCTCTCCCGGCGTCCCGTCCTCGCGGGTGCCTTCCTCATGCTGGTCGCCAGCGCGTTGCTGATCGGGTTCTTCTTCCTCGGTTCCGTCTACCTTCAGCACGCCCGCGGCTATACCGCCCTCGGCACCGGCCTCATGTTCCTGCCCGTCGCGGTGGCCACCGGAATCGGTGCGCACGTCGGCAGTCGTCTCGTCGGGCGCACAGGTAGTCGCCCGATCGCCGCCGCGGGGTTGGCGCTCGCCGCCGTCGGCTCCTGGCTGCTTACCGGCCTGTCCGCCGAGGCCGGCGTCTGGGCGGTCCTGGTCCCCGGTTTCGCCGTGGCTGCCGCCGGTCTCGGCGCGGTGTTCGTCGCGGCCACCACCTCCGCGCTCGGCTACATCTCTCATCAGGAGGCCGGCCTTGCGTCCGGTCTCATCAGGAGGCCGGCCTTGCGTCCGGCGTGGTCAACACCTTCCACGAGGTCGGCGGGTCGGTCGGCGTCGCCGTCGTCTCCACCGTCGCAGCCGGCGGTATCGAGACCGGCACGATCACCGGCTTCGGCACCGCCTTCACTGTGA
- a CDS encoding VanW family protein — translation MTEKVSSFTTQYPCCAPRVTNIHRIAEIVDGYVVKPGETFSLNGLVGKRDKARGFVEAPMILNGRFVNDVGGGVSQFATTMFNAVFFGGFEDVQHTPHSYYISRYPAGRESTVSFPQPDFRWRNDSPYGVLIKASYTDTSVTVQFWSTKRFDIESQSSERYDVKSFPTLSESGEKCIPMDGVEGFSIDVWRVFKKDGQVVRRQKFHTVYTPEPRLTCRPGA, via the coding sequence GTGACCGAGAAGGTCAGCTCCTTCACTACCCAGTATCCATGTTGTGCGCCGCGTGTCACCAACATCCATCGCATAGCGGAAATAGTGGACGGGTACGTGGTCAAGCCCGGAGAGACCTTTTCGCTCAACGGCTTGGTAGGCAAGCGGGACAAGGCCCGAGGCTTCGTCGAAGCGCCCATGATTCTCAACGGCAGGTTCGTCAACGACGTGGGAGGCGGAGTTTCCCAGTTCGCCACAACGATGTTCAACGCCGTGTTCTTCGGTGGTTTCGAGGACGTGCAGCACACTCCACACAGCTACTACATCTCGCGCTACCCGGCAGGCCGGGAGTCGACGGTCTCCTTTCCCCAGCCTGACTTCCGGTGGCGCAACGACTCACCGTACGGCGTGCTGATCAAGGCCTCCTACACTGACACTTCGGTCACCGTACAGTTCTGGAGTACAAAGCGGTTCGACATCGAGTCGCAGAGCTCCGAGCGGTACGACGTGAAGAGCTTCCCCACGCTGTCCGAGTCGGGCGAGAAGTGCATTCCCATGGACGGCGTCGAAGGCTTCTCTATCGACGTATGGCGAGTCTTCAAGAAGGACGGCCAGGTGGTCCGCAGGCAGAAGTTCCACACCGTGTACACGCCTGAACCCCGTCTCACCTGCCGACCCGGTGCGTAA
- a CDS encoding multicopper oxidase family protein has product MSTFDRRSFLRGGLLIAAGAAVSACSGKTAADTTGNAPAFIGPSAEQVRAAEAARHPAAVRDFVLTPQRGTVDLGGKVVDTWSYDGRIPGAQIRVKAGEAVRARVVNRLPADTSVHWHGLALRNDADGVPGVTQPPIRPGTEFTYEFTTPTPGTYWFHPHAGPQLDRGLYAPLIVEDPHEPLSYDEEWVVVFDDWLDGVTGTPDQVLAELRKGMMGGMNHSTGDQGEMDGMDMSTPSPGGGSHMLMGATSDLLGGDAGDVAYPYFLLNGRLPTAPETFRAKPGTRVRIRFINAGGDTAVRVALGEHKMTVTHTDGFPIEPASADALLIGMGERYDVLVTLKDGVFPLVALAEGKNGAARALVRTSVTGRAPSMNAQPAQLKGKIVRYDGLRPAQDVRLPSKASNRTIRLELTGSMMAYNWAINGKPYDPKTIHAVRTGERVRLSFVNRTTMWHPMHLHGHTFALADSGIRKDTAIVLPNTTLDVDFDADNPGMWMIHCHNIYHAEVGMMTTLGYLRA; this is encoded by the coding sequence ATGTCTACGTTCGATCGGCGTTCATTCCTGCGTGGCGGCCTGCTGATCGCCGCCGGCGCCGCCGTCTCCGCCTGCAGTGGCAAGACGGCGGCCGATACGACCGGTAATGCTCCGGCCTTCATTGGGCCCTCGGCGGAGCAGGTGCGGGCCGCGGAAGCGGCACGCCACCCGGCTGCGGTCCGGGACTTCGTCCTGACCCCGCAGCGGGGGACGGTCGACCTGGGTGGGAAGGTGGTCGACACCTGGTCCTATGACGGCCGCATTCCCGGCGCACAGATCCGGGTGAAAGCGGGGGAGGCCGTCAGGGCCCGAGTGGTCAACCGGCTTCCGGCCGACACCAGCGTGCACTGGCACGGCCTGGCTCTGCGCAACGACGCTGACGGCGTCCCCGGCGTCACGCAGCCGCCCATCAGGCCCGGCACGGAGTTCACCTACGAGTTCACCACGCCCACTCCCGGGACCTACTGGTTCCACCCGCATGCCGGCCCGCAGCTCGACCGCGGCCTGTACGCGCCGCTGATCGTCGAGGATCCCCACGAGCCGCTGTCGTACGACGAGGAGTGGGTGGTCGTCTTCGACGACTGGCTGGACGGCGTGACCGGCACCCCCGACCAGGTGCTCGCGGAACTTCGCAAGGGCATGATGGGCGGGATGAACCACTCCACCGGCGACCAAGGCGAGATGGACGGCATGGACATGAGTACGCCCAGCCCTGGGGGCGGCTCCCACATGCTGATGGGCGCCACCAGCGACCTGCTCGGCGGAGACGCCGGTGACGTCGCCTACCCCTACTTCCTCCTCAACGGCCGCCTGCCGACCGCGCCGGAGACCTTCCGCGCCAAGCCCGGCACCCGGGTGCGCATCCGCTTCATCAACGCCGGTGGCGATACCGCCGTCCGGGTGGCTCTCGGCGAGCACAAGATGACCGTCACCCACACCGACGGCTTCCCCATCGAGCCCGCGTCGGCGGATGCGCTACTGATCGGCATGGGAGAGCGCTACGACGTACTGGTGACTCTGAAGGACGGCGTGTTCCCGCTGGTCGCCCTCGCCGAGGGCAAGAACGGCGCAGCCCGTGCGCTGGTCCGTACCAGTGTGACCGGCCGGGCGCCGAGCATGAACGCGCAACCGGCACAGCTCAAGGGAAAAATCGTTCGCTATGACGGGCTTCGCCCGGCGCAGGACGTGAGGTTGCCGTCGAAGGCGAGCAACCGCACGATCAGGTTGGAGCTGACCGGCAGCATGATGGCCTACAACTGGGCCATCAACGGCAAGCCGTACGATCCGAAGACCATTCATGCCGTAAGAACCGGTGAGCGGGTCCGGTTGTCGTTCGTCAACCGCACAACCATGTGGCATCCCATGCACCTGCACGGTCACACATTCGCGCTGGCAGATAGCGGAATCCGCAAGGACACCGCGATCGTGCTGCCGAACACCACCTTGGACGTCGACTTCGACGCCGACAACCCAGGCATGTGGATGATTCACTGCCACAACATCTACCACGCCGAGGTCGGCATGATGACCACGCTGGGCTACCTCCGGGCTTGA